AGGTAACCGGCGAAGACGGCACCACGAACAGCCTCCGCACCATCCACAACAAGGAAGAGCCGACGGCCGCCTCACCTCAGCCCAACGTCGACGATGATCGCCGCTGCCGGAGGGCGGCACCCGCTTGCGAGTTCGGGTGCGCCGTCGGACATGAACGGCCGATTCATGACGGCATGGCGTGGGCGGCCTCGGCCGCCAGCTGGACCAGTTCACGGCCATCCGCCACCGGGTCAAAGGCATCGACGTTGAGCGAGATCGCCTCGTTCGACCGCTCGACAGAACCGGTCAAGGCGGCCACCGTCCGCCCGCTGCGTACCACCATCACCACCGCCGCCGGCAGGTACCCGCTCAGCATCGCCTTGAAGATCGGATGATTCGACGCGAGATATTGCCGTGTCAGGACGTCAACAAACCCGGCGAACACCCCCGCGTCGACCTTGTACTCGTCATAGTGCAGATCCACGATTCCGCACGGCTGGTCGGCGACCGGCACCAGCGCCTCGGTCATCCGGAAGAACAGCTGCGCCACCCTGGTAGCCGGGTTCCACAATGTCTTCCCCGTCGTCGCATCGTCGAAGTACTGACTCACTGGGCGATTATCCCGGGGCCACCGGATAGAGACACGCCATCGCCCGGATCGTCGCCCTCATGTGCTCCACCAGCTCCGGCGGACCGAGGACCTGGACCTCCGCGCCCAGCCGGAGCAGGCCCGCCGCGGCATGCGGGACGTTCTCCAACGGGATCGCGGCGCGCCGCCACCCGTCCGCCTCGGCAGGTTCCAGGGTCGCGTGAGCCGCCCGCGCCGCCCGGGGACCGAGCAGATCACCCAGCGAGGCGACCCCGTCCGGGCTCAGCCGCACCACCGCCACCGCGCTGTCGTCCGCCCGCTCATACCGCTCGACGTGCGCCTTCCAGTGCTCGGCCAGATCGAAGCCGGCCGGCCGGGTGAACCGCTCCGGCAGCAGTCGCAGGCTCACGATCGACGAGACACGATAGGTGCGCGGCCGGTCCTTGCCGGCGGCGATCAAATACCAGACCCCGGCCTTGAGGACCAGGCCGAGCGGTTCCAGCCGCCGGACCACCTCACCGGGCTCCGGCGACCACCGCCGATAGTGCACCTCGACCGCCTGATCCCGCCAGAGCGCCTCGGCCACCGCGAGCAGATGCGGCACCCGGTCCGGCTCCCGATACCACCCCGGGGTGTCCAGGTGGAACCGCTGCCGGATCCGGACCGACGCGTCCCGGTACGGCGTGGGCAGCGCCGCCATCAGCTTCAGCTCCGCCGCCGCCACCTGCGCCCCCAGGCCCAGCTCGGCGGCCGGCTGTGGCAGCCCGGTCAGGAACAGCGACTCGGCCTCCTCGGCGGTCAGCCCGGTCAGCCGTGTCCGATAGCCGTCCATCAACTGGTAGCCGCCGGTCGGCCCGTGTTCGGCATAGACCGGCACCCCGGCCGCCGCGAGCGCCTCGACGTCCCGGTAGATCGTCCGGGTGGTCACGCCGAGCTCCGCGGCCAGCTGGGTGGCGCTCATCCGTCCCCGGTTCTGCAACAGCAGCAGCAGGGACAGCAGTCGGCTGGCACGCATCCGCCGATCATCCCAGACCACTGACAGAAGCTGTCAGGGGTAGTCCGCCAGGATCGCCGCATGAACGATTTCGACTTCCTCGTCGGCTCCTGGACCGTGGTGAACCACCGGTTGACCACGCTGTTCGCCGGCAGCGACGACTGGACGACCTTCCCCGGCACCTCCACCTGCCGATCGATCTTCGGTGGCGGCGGCAACATCGACGAGATCGTCTTCCCGACGCTCGGCAGCAGCGGATTCACGCTGCGCCTGTTCGATGTGGAGCGCAAGGAATGGTCGCTCCACTGGTCCAGCAGCCGGACCGGCCTGCTCTATCCGCCGGTGGTCGGCACGTTCGCCGACGGCCGCGGCGACTTCTACGGCGACGACACCCACGACGGCCGGCCGGTCAAGGTTCACTTCGTCTGGTCCGGCATCACCCCGGCCACGGCCCGCTGGGAACAGGAATTCTCCGCCGACGGCGGCCAGACCTGGGAGTCCAACTGGATCATGGAGTTGACCCGAGCCTGATCCGCCCGCGCGAGGTCCGCTTCTGGTCACCATCACCCCGTTTTCGGTACGCACGGAGCACTCCCGCCGTACCGAAAACGCGGTGACCCGGCCCGAAGCGCACCTCACGCCGCCGCACGCACCGAAACGCGACAGCCGCAAGCCGCAGCGCGCCGCACCCAGAGGCCGGAGCCCGCAGCGCGCCGCGCCCCCAGGCCGGAACCCGCGCGCCGCGCCTCAGGCCGGAATCCGGACCGCGCCGATGCCCAGAGTGCTCGCCTTCGGCAGCAGACCGGACCCGACGATCGCGCCGAGCAACGGCCGGATGAGCTCGGACAACCGCCCGGCCCCCGCCTCACCGAGCGCCCGCCACGGCCCGGCCGCCAGCTCGTCGGTCTGCCGCTCGACCTGCTCCCGCAGCGCGTGCCCGGCCTCGGTAGCGGTCCCGCCGGCGTCCACCAGCCCCCGCCCCGCGAGCCGCTCCCGAGCCGCCGCCCACTCCTCGCCGCTCCAGCCCCGCCCCTCGAAGTTGGCCGCCGGCGCCGCCCCGATCGCGGCGAACGAGACCAGAGCCTCGCACGGATCCAGCCCGGCGACTTGCAGGGCGGTCAGGTGCCC
Above is a genomic segment from Actinoplanes ianthinogenes containing:
- a CDS encoding helix-turn-helix transcriptional regulator, yielding MRASRLLSLLLLLQNRGRMSATQLAAELGVTTRTIYRDVEALAAAGVPVYAEHGPTGGYQLMDGYRTRLTGLTAEEAESLFLTGLPQPAAELGLGAQVAAAELKLMAALPTPYRDASVRIRQRFHLDTPGWYREPDRVPHLLAVAEALWRDQAVEVHYRRWSPEPGEVVRRLEPLGLVLKAGVWYLIAAGKDRPRTYRVSSIVSLRLLPERFTRPAGFDLAEHWKAHVERYERADDSAVAVVRLSPDGVASLGDLLGPRAARAAHATLEPAEADGWRRAAIPLENVPHAAAGLLRLGAEVQVLGPPELVEHMRATIRAMACLYPVAPG
- a CDS encoding DUF6086 family protein, which translates into the protein MSQYFDDATTGKTLWNPATRVAQLFFRMTEALVPVADQPCGIVDLHYDEYKVDAGVFAGFVDVLTRQYLASNHPIFKAMLSGYLPAAVVMVVRSGRTVAALTGSVERSNEAISLNVDAFDPVADGRELVQLAAEAAHAMPS